In Ananas comosus cultivar F153 unplaced genomic scaffold, ASM154086v1, whole genome shotgun sequence, the genomic window ttcactataagttacaaaatagacaataatatcacTTCAGAGATAAGTATACCGGGGGTGaagagctacactttttacgtcatctactttctaccaaacaaacaatagaactcgcagaactgcacttccacagttagaaacaaacagcagaagtgaactaatttttatcccaactccacttcaacctaAAATCCACTTCCTCCTCAAATCTACTTGCGTTGAAATAAAAATACCCTAAATATCCGTACTCAGTTGGGCTGTGTGGAAAGATGCTCGTGGTCTGTAATTTGCAGTTAGAAGATGAACTTAAATGCTCTTTAACTATGGCTGTCAGGAaagataattaaataatatatcgTCAGAATTGGATACATGGTTTTGTGGGTGCTTGCTTAAGTAAGTAATGTCATCTCATATTTAATGCATAATAAAACACCTGCTGTTGATTTGCATATATAGCTCTACCCGGACTAGAACCCGGACAACGACATTTATTGATTTGCAAGAGGAACGGTGggattaggggtggaaacgagccgagctcgagcgagcttacctcggctcaaattcggcttgaaattaatttcgagcctaaatttaagctcaagcttggattgaaattaattcgagccNNNNNNNNNNNNNNNNNNNNNNNNNtatatatatatatatatatatatatatagtgtagaactattatgctatcgaaaatatagaggatttgatgtttttaaatttttgaccctttgcttaaaaattgtatggttgggatgattgcggtctcctctatgattaaataatactcttagGATTCAGTGGTCTCtacaaagtaataataatattaatctaaagataagaaacgattaaagaaattgatctaagaatcaaaaaatcgaaagcaccagatctctatactttcaatagcatagtagctctactatatatatatattcgagcttttcgagcttttcgagcctaattcgaacgagccgagtaatactcaagctcgacttgaaatgaatttcgagcctttttttttgttcaagctcggctcatttaatttcgagtcgagctcgagcgagccaaatatcgagtcgaacgcgagtcgaacgcgagccggctcgctcatttgccagccctaggtGGGATGATGAACACCAGGCGCACGGATATACAGTTTCACTCAAAAGTAGACAACTTTATAACTCAAAAGATTCTCTTCTTTGAtgagagcttttttttttttttagaataataatttttctatgCTATTTTACAAAGCATCGAAGCATGAGGTTCGATATCAATTTCAACTTATAtactcataaaaaaaattaatagagatTTGTCTGAATTACTATCGGTGGTAGAACATAAATAACCTTGAATCAAATACTATTATAGCTACTCATACCAAATCCAAACCATTTAAGAACTAAAATTAAAtagcaaatattatttttttaatatcaatatTCTTCTAACTCTACTAAATtcgtaattattatttaaataatttcgCATCACGGACGGAggattcccaaaaaaaaaaaaaaaaaaaaaaaatttatgatggCAGCGCCAAACCGACGGCAGCGGCCAGCGcacaaaggaaaggaaaagcgCGATGGCACGCATCCACATGTGACTGAATATGTGACATGAGGATGACACAGACACTTCATGGCCGCTTTCGACCGTGGCATCCGCATTTTTCTTTCCCATGAGCTGGCCGATTCCAAAGTTAAATTACAAGCGAAAACTTCCCCCTCGTTAATTTCCACCCTTCGTCAGTCTATTAATGCGTCCGCGTCCCTCACCCCAGctttctatctatttatttatatatattctctctctctctctttattatgTCCGTCTCTATTAGCTATACGCGGTGCAGGTATAggcatctccctctctctagaattgagctagaatatttttaaaagtattagaCTTGTGCAGGTATaggcatctctctctctagaattgagctagaatatttttaaaagtattaggCTCCTTGGTGCTTCTACTTTTTTAACCTTTAAATCTACTCTTTAAATACtaataacctttggatcaaacactattctatctaccaccacctatcaccatcatccCAATCTCACATCTCTCCAATCAAAAGCTAAAAACTCACAAGCACCAACCCATTGATActtttggaagtattctagctctatatatatatatatatatatatatatatatatatatataNccgaacatcgaaaacaaagtggaagcacggagccctccgtgcttccattagcatcctagccgcactcatatatatatatagtgaaaataaaaatctcataaaacatgatgataaaaaacttgaatttaagatcagaggcactgatcttactctaaatagtgaaaagaattttctataaaaatttaatcagatttggattgttttacaccgttaaattcacaaacgcatcacatctaccattaaaattgttaattttgagacattttgatcactacccaaatgatgtcgaaaaattatgaaatttagtttccaaatacttttaatagtatagatcaagtctaacggagccgatcgttgatttggaagccgtatcattgaaaacaacttggtagtacggaggtatatatatatatatatatatagtctagagctactatgctatcggaagtatagagcatctgatgcttccaactttttgaccattggatcaaaaattatacggttaggatgattgcAGTCCCCCCATTGTTGAGTAGTacctctaaggttgagtggtccccacaggttAATAGtgttaatccaaaggttagaaatgattgAAGGGGTTAatttaagggctaaaaaatcggaagcacatCCTTTATGctttcaatagcatagtagctctactatatatatatatatgtgtgtgtgtgtgtgtgtgtgtgtgtaccaGATCCTTTAtacttccaatagcatagtagctctactatatatatataattgagttagaatatttttagaagtaccaaccccttggtacttctaagtttctatctcttagatctacttcttgattactaatagttttTGCATCAAGCACTATTCCACCTAACACTACCTACCACCGTCATCTCAAACTCACATCTCTTCATTCAatgactaaaaactcaaaagcaccacctttatggtgcttttgagagtattttagctcaactcgaTTCCTCATCTTAATTCTTGATCATCATTCTATTTATTTTGTCTCCGGCAATACTCGTGGATCACTTTTATTCCACCCCGCTAGATAACGATTGAAAATGGcaatgaatatttaattaaaaatgggACTGTAATATATGTAAAGCAACAGGATATATAATTGACACTCGGAGACTTTTAGAACTTTTTGTCACAAACTCCAATAATTGTCACAGGGAAATTAAAGAATAGaagaaaagagtgagaaaaagaaaacaaaaaaagaaaaaaaaagaaaaaccacgACTTCAAAAATCAATGCATTGCAGCAAAAAAAACTTAACAACAACAGGAACAAGTGTCGTAGGGGCATGCAGGGACTAATTAAGGACTGCCgataaacaaataaacaaacacCAATAACgatcatacatatataataataaacgCACTCTCagtttaaaaaactatatatataattaattattattattattatgagtcAGACGACCCACGCATGTGCTGGCTACGGCCTAGCTAGGAACAAATCAATCAACCGGAATCGCTAAATTCAAAGAACACTCGCTGGCTAGCTAAGCTAGCTAGTGCTGCGCGAAGCCGCcggctgccgctgctgctgctgctgcggatAGAAGCGCCAGCAGCCACACCGCGGATCCGGAAGGAGGTGCGGCGGCAGATGAGCTGCCGGGCGGGGGGGCGGCGCCGGGGGATGCGGGCGCGGGTGCCGAGGGCGGCGTAGGCGTCGTGGGAGCTTCTGGGGCGGGCCCGCCGGGAGGCGGAGCCGATGGCCCGGACGGGGACGGGGACGGGGACGGCGCTggtccggcggcggcggagacgtTGACGGCGAGCTTCTGGCCGAAGGAGCAGTGGGTGGGGACGCCGCAGATGTAGTAGTGGGCGCCCGGCGCCTTCAGCGTCACGGTGGCGGGCCCCGTCGTCAGGGTGGGCCCCACCGTGCCCTGGGTCGAGCACCCGTCGTACCCCGCCTTGCCCACCGGNATAAATGGAATATTTCTTGATAattcatcattttatt contains:
- the LOC109704782 gene encoding umecyanin-like (The sequence of the model RefSeq protein was modified relative to this genomic sequence to represent the inferred CDS: added 81 bases not found in genome assembly), which encodes MYRSNDGWLVGWTVAVFNFTTGIHNVMPVGKAGYDGCSTQGTVGPTLTTGPATVTLKAPGAHYYICGVPTHCSFGQKLAVNVSAAAGPAPSPSPSPSGPSAPPPGGPAPEAPTTPTPPSAPAPASPGAAPPPGSSSAAAPPSGSAVWLLALLSAAAAAAAAGGFAQH